The sequence tgtctctttatttataaattgtcCTTGGACCCGGACGCTATCATGTTACCCTTGTTACATACTATGGCTGTGTGAATGGTTGTAGGCTATGTCTAGACAGTGTACTGTAGAAACTGAATTGCCCTTTGGGGATTAATAAAGCTATCTGTACATCTGTATCTGTCAAACAGATATCAGCGTCTGGCGTCACTGTGCGAGCAACCCGCGTGCTTTCATTCTCGCCGGAAGTGACGTCCGCCGGCCTCATCTTCACTACTCAGCTGCTGTTAGCGGGCTGCTAGTAGACGGACTGTCGAGGAATCGACAAACCCCGTCAAAAACAAACATATCTGGATCCCGTGCGTTTGTACCCGTCATCATGCCCATGTACAAGGTGAAGCCCGTCAGTCCCGGTGACATAAAGATCGATTTGCCAGCCTGCATGTACAAGTCACCGAATATCCACGCGCAGGGGATGAACTGCGGAGACCACGCGCTTCAGGTAATCTAATTTACCGATATGACACGGGAGCACATCAGTTCATCATTCAAATCGCACATTTAATCGTTAAAAATGCGTAAAATACACAAATGGCTGTCTGGTGTAGCGGGCACGCGCTCGTCAGTATGATTGACAGCTCCTGTACCTCGCACTCTGAACGAGAGGTTGGTCTTTTTAAGTGAGGTTTCCTGGAATCACACTTTCACTTTAATACACTGCAGTTTACCAGCCACTAACAACAACGACTCCCTGAAACACTGAGGAAGGAGATGGATCACACTAGAAAGCATAGTGAGGATGATGATAATATGGTAAACTGATCTATTGTAGTTTATATTAGGGTCATCTTGCACATAGTTTAATGCCACCTTCATGCTGTTTTGTACTGTACACTTGTATGTTTGGGAAGGTAAGCATGCAGATTGGATTGTAAACGGTCTCTTCTCATGTGTTGGTCTCAGAACGGGGGCGTGGATCCTGCTCTGGAGAGGCTGGAGGGGCGTCAGGATGAGGTCCTGAGGAGACTGTACGAGCTGAAGGCAGCGGTGGACGGGATCACGAAGACGGTGACCTCTCCTGATGCAGACCTGGACGTCAGCACAGGGTCACGGCTACCGGCTGAGTCTGTGTTCAGAGGAACGGCAGATCTAGACTCCCTGCTGGGCAAGGTGAGCCATACATGCGCCGCCAGACACTTTATATTTATCTGATATTTCAGCCCTGCTCAGGTATTCAGCTCCTGTATTCTTCTTGTATCACTAAACCAGCGTAAACATGTCAGTCCGGTTAGCCTAGATGactgttttgtattttctgttgtgTTTCTGTTTGGCAGCCTTAATTGGGTTGGGCATTATGTCTTAAATCTTAAATCAAGAAGGAAGTCTATAGGAAATTTCTAAATTCAGTgcaatacctttaaaaaaaaatctcaattctTTTCAACACACAGGAAAACATTTAAGGCCATAAAATTTGAACATGGCTTTGCATGTAACCCAAATGTTATTTAATTGATCGTTCAGACTCTTGAATTGTGATCAAACCACATTTGAAGGAATGTAAAGTGCTCTACACACAGCTCAGCTTGCATTGTTTCCTCATGGTTTGGTGAAGATGTCCTGCTGAATAGTGTCTGGTTGTGCTCCAGGACCTGGGTGCGCTGAGAGACGTGGTGATCAACGCCAGCCCTGGCCGTCCTCCTCTGTCCCTGCTGGTTCTCCATGCTCTGCTGTGCCAGCGCTACCAGGTGCTCTCCAGTGTTCATGTGCACTCCTCGGTGAGCGCTGTGCCCCCCTCGCTGCTGTCCTGCCTGGGCCCGCGTCACACAGACAGCTACGCCCGCCAGCGCTTTCAGCTCGGCTTCACGCTCATATGGAAAGATGGTGAGAGGGTAAAAAGAGATTCAGGGCTGATGTGTCTTGTGCATTCAAGGAATCTTGGTTCTCTTGTGTGACCGGAGTGAAACTGATCAGATCTCAAATAATTCCAGCTTTAGAGCTTACAAACATTTGAGGACTGGCTATAATGTTCAGTTTTGCTTTGTAATCAAAAAACCTCTCCGAGTGCTTGCCCAGATGTCTGTACTCTGCACTGCTGGAAGACTGGTGGcgtcacattttttaaattgcagtatCATTGTGGTACAGAAATACGGGTGCTTTCGCCAGCACTAGACCGGATTGTGAATGATGGGTGTTTATACCAGCCAGACCTGTTGATTGTGGGGGACGACTCCTCCTGAAACTATTCTGCAACtagttaacatgaaaaaaaaaaatgctgaaaagaagAGTGCATGCATTTTTGACAAACAGTTACGAAAACGAATCTTGTTTTACTTTGCAATTATGTTCACTGATAAATCCTGCacagtaaaattttaaatgtgcaatatatatatatatatatatatatgcataaactgTAGTTATATAGTGTTATAAAGAATTTAGATACAGGAGTAACATTTGCAGTAGCTCCAGATATTTCGTCATGTTAAATTATTGTATCATCCGTCTGCTTTCAGTGTCCGAGCTGCAGATGAAGTTCAACACGCAGAGCATGTGCCCGATCGAGGGCGAGGCCAACGTGGCCCGCTTCCTCTTCCGTCTCTTGGGTGCCGGACCCCAGGACCCGGTCGCCGCCACACAGATGGACTGCTGGATCGACACGGCAGTCTTCCAGCTGGCCGAGGGGGGCAGTAAAGAGCGGGCGGCCGTGCTGAGGTCACTGAACGCGGCTCTGGGACGTTCCCCGTGGCTTCTGGGTCAGGAGTTCTCTCTGGCAGACATCGTGTGTGCCTGCTGCGTCCTGCGGGCCGGCCAGGCCTCCTCTGCTCCAGTCAACGTCCAGCGCTGGCTCAAGTCCTGCCAGAACCTGGGCCACTTCGACTGCGTGTATCCATTACTACAGTGACGAGAGCTGGGAGATCAGTGCAGGTCGTGCTCCAGCTGTGCAAGAGGAACTaagtaaactaaataataaaaaaaaaagggaaatgtaaCCGGTTCTGCCAGCTAACACTGTTACGTCCCAGAATCTGGTGTGAACTGAGCTCAGGTCTGTTATATGGGATGTTTAAAGATGATGCCATGTTGATCTGAAGCAGGGTCATAGATGCAAACACTCAGAGAGAGGGCTTTTTCCTAATAAAACATTGTACTAGAAGATGTTGTGTGTTGCTGTGACGTAATCTATTGTGTGTTTGAAATTTGAACCCAAGGACCTGCTGGTATTAGACATATGAGAGGTGATACTTCTCTTTAAACCTAGTAAACACTTTCATTCAGGCTAGACACCGAATACACGGATAACATAGAATTATTGCTGTTATGTGTCTGAGTGTTAGACGAGAGGATTgcgcaaaaaaaaagaaagttcttccttttaaaaagtaaaaccGTACtaagaattaatacttttattaccAAGtaacgcattaaattgatcagaagtgagaGAGTACgtgtttttacacattatttagtaatgtatcagtttccattaaaatatattgagcagcaaatctctATAtgagactgatttctgaaggattgtgtgacggtaatgatgctgaaaattcagctttaatatcactagaataaattacattttaaaatatattaaaatagagacctttcaaaaaaaacaaaaacttgatgTAACTTCACTGGGTTAAGCAAAACAATTGTAGTGGGAAGAATTATtagaagtttatatatatatatatatattataaatataaacattaggcaaaatggcattttttaaaatcaaaatcaaagaCGCTGTAATACATGCTGTGACCTGTGGATGGCAGCACCATCCTCAAAACAACAAACCGACGAGTTACATTTCGAGGTTCATACGACTATGTTCTGAACCACTAAGCACagtaaacacacaacacacagattTAGGGCGATGTGAATGGTGTTCCAGGATCTACAAGGAGCTTGGTGAAATCAGGGTTATCTCTATCCTCCTCACTGACCGTGTCACATTATGTTGTCTACAGTAATATGACACTGTCCTTCACAGCAGATAATGATAGGCCAGTTATTATATTTCAGTTGTACACACATATTGCTCTTTTCCCCCTTAATAGAAGAATATCTGTATTTGATTTTCACTGAAATGCACATTTCCAAGATAAAGCGTTTAAAGAATCAAGGATAATGTTATCAGCCCGGTGTTGGTAGAGCTGAATATCAGTTTTCTCTCTCATGTTAATGAGAAAACCCCCTATAACGCCTGTAGGGACACGTTACAATACTCAAACGTCTATGTATGTTGTGTTTTTAGTTGAGTTATAACGCCTATAGGTCTTGACAGCCGTCAAGActgttttatttacatgaaaGCTGTTGTGGAATATAATGGGATTCATATCTGCAGGCgagggataaaaaaaaatgattatttgaTTTCACTAACAACACTCTACTCATCTGTGATGCGACTTGAGGGCTTAAAACTAGTCGTTTAAGTCGTGTTTTCATTAGAAttgaggtcatgtgacactgaagactggagtaatgatgctgaaaattcagcttttacatCACAGCAATACATTACATTAGAAACTCACAGTATTACTTTTCTATTATTATTGGGGTTTTTttcagcattggtgagcataagagatttaagACCCCAAACAGATGAGAGTAAATGTGATGTACCCATATGGTGGTCAAGGTGAAATGTGCACAGAAGCTTCTTTCAGTGAGTGCTTTCTCAAATGAATGCTGTATTAAGGTGAGAGTGCTGTCCTTTGGTCCAGCTTGTCTCCTCGAAGAGCACGACGCTCACCCTGCAGCTTTAATTGGTGTTAACATGTCTTCAGGCTTATCTCACACCTACCACTCTTCAGTTACCACAGACGCAGCCTGGCAACACAATCTCAAGTGTTTTAATTTACACGCCATACA comes from Carassius auratus strain Wakin chromosome 3, ASM336829v1, whole genome shotgun sequence and encodes:
- the LOC113052499 gene encoding aminoacyl tRNA synthase complex-interacting multifunctional protein 2-like, with the protein product MPMYKVKPVSPGDIKIDLPACMYKSPNIHAQGMNCGDHALQNGGVDPALERLEGRQDEVLRRLYELKAAVDGITKTVTSPDADLDVSTGSRLPAESVFRGTADLDSLLGKDLGALRDVVINASPGRPPLSLLVLHALLCQRYQVLSSVHVHSSVSAVPPSLLSCLGPRHTDSYARQRFQLGFTLIWKDVSELQMKFNTQSMCPIEGEANVARFLFRLLGAGPQDPVAATQMDCWIDTAVFQLAEGGSKERAAVLRSLNAALGRSPWLLGQEFSLADIVCACCVLRAGQASSAPVNVQRWLKSCQNLGHFDCVYPLLQ